One Candidatus Binatia bacterium genomic window carries:
- a CDS encoding BatD family protein gives MTGSARNGIAAVLLLLAAVAPAPGRAAAPRLLIEAQLDKNHVAVGEEAQITVVAEARGVSLPDYALPSVPGLHIVRVANSQNFSWVNGNLSRSTTSIFLVSAAAPGRYTIPPVAIVSGGARAQTQPIVLEVGGAGAQAPGPPGAPPGEAIPPRVWGDESLPEMFVRLVVDRRRAYWNQQITARFVLFARDRLEEVPMWEVAEANGFWKESLGEMKRGRVRVGKEDYIAYEQDVAYFPTRTGKLTLGPGRIEARVARSTTAPDPWSLLGFPETQIETIPLQTESATVTVLPLPGGAPPGFRGAVGRLSMDVRVDRLVARAGEPVTVTTILRGAGNLNTAGDPDVGASLPLRSFESPGAVSARNEGLEVRGERRHEKAFVPEVPGTFAIEPIRFSWFDPEDGRFHTQTSDSIPIRVVAGGDSTLAAAAPMEPPAAPRKTPGPRGSLSLGPPAGAAALGAGSLAALAGAALAAGARRRARLDPKRRRRSELERLARELAALEGSGLPAASAAARAAAMLGESLGVRYGADVEGRSREETLRRALDAGAGEAMVEEARRNLESLERIAFAPATPGAASEAIAGARTFVERLAREAA, from the coding sequence GTGACTGGTAGTGCGCGGAACGGGATTGCCGCCGTTCTCCTTCTCCTTGCCGCGGTCGCCCCCGCGCCGGGGCGCGCCGCGGCGCCGCGCCTGCTCATCGAGGCGCAGCTCGACAAGAACCACGTCGCGGTAGGGGAGGAGGCGCAGATCACCGTGGTCGCCGAGGCGCGCGGCGTGAGCCTGCCCGATTACGCCCTCCCCTCGGTGCCGGGGCTCCACATCGTGCGCGTCGCCAACTCCCAGAACTTCTCCTGGGTGAACGGGAATCTCTCGCGCTCGACCACGAGCATCTTTCTCGTGAGCGCCGCGGCCCCGGGGCGCTACACGATTCCTCCCGTGGCGATCGTTTCCGGGGGAGCGCGCGCGCAGACCCAGCCGATCGTGCTGGAGGTCGGGGGTGCCGGCGCGCAGGCGCCCGGTCCGCCGGGAGCGCCGCCCGGAGAAGCGATCCCTCCCCGGGTGTGGGGCGACGAGAGCCTGCCCGAGATGTTCGTCCGGCTGGTCGTGGACCGGCGCCGCGCCTACTGGAACCAGCAGATCACGGCACGCTTCGTCCTCTTCGCGCGCGACCGCCTGGAAGAGGTCCCGATGTGGGAGGTGGCCGAGGCGAACGGCTTCTGGAAGGAGTCGCTCGGCGAGATGAAGCGCGGCCGCGTGCGGGTGGGCAAGGAGGACTACATCGCCTACGAGCAGGACGTGGCCTACTTCCCGACGCGCACGGGGAAGCTCACGCTGGGCCCCGGCCGCATCGAGGCGCGCGTCGCGCGCTCGACCACCGCGCCCGATCCCTGGAGCCTTCTCGGATTCCCCGAGACGCAGATCGAAACGATCCCCCTCCAGACCGAGAGTGCCACGGTCACCGTGCTCCCGCTGCCCGGGGGCGCTCCGCCGGGCTTCCGGGGCGCGGTGGGCCGCCTCTCGATGGACGTCCGGGTGGACCGCCTCGTCGCGCGCGCCGGCGAGCCGGTCACGGTCACCACGATCCTCCGCGGCGCGGGAAACCTGAACACCGCGGGCGATCCCGACGTCGGCGCGTCGCTCCCGCTCCGTTCCTTCGAATCGCCCGGCGCGGTCAGCGCGCGCAACGAGGGGCTCGAGGTCCGCGGCGAGCGGCGCCACGAGAAGGCGTTCGTTCCCGAGGTCCCCGGCACCTTCGCCATCGAGCCGATCCGCTTCTCCTGGTTCGATCCGGAAGACGGGCGCTTCCACACGCAGACCTCCGACTCGATCCCGATCCGTGTCGTCGCGGGCGGCGACTCCACGTTGGCCGCGGCCGCGCCGATGGAGCCGCCGGCGGCCCCGCGCAAAACCCCCGGTCCGCGGGGGTCGCTCTCGCTGGGGCCTCCGGCCGGCGCGGCGGCCCTCGGCGCCGGATCGCTTGCGGCGCTCGCGGGCGCGGCGCTCGCGGCCGGCGCGCGCCGGCGCGCCCGGCTCGACCCGAAGCGGCGCCGGCGCTCGGAGCTGGAGCGTCTCGCGCGCGAGCTGGCCGCGCTCGAGGGCTCCGGCCTTCCGGCCGCGTCGGCGGCGGCCCGGGCCGCGGCGATGCTGGGCGAGTCGCTCGGGGTCCGCTACGGCGCCGACGTGGAGGGGCGCTCGCGGGAGGAGACGCTGCGTCGCGCTCTCGATGCGGGCGCCGGCGAGGCCATGGTCGAGGAGGCGCGGCGGAATCTGGAATCGCTGGAGCGGATCGCGTTCGCGCCGGCCACGCCGGGTGCCGCCAGTGAGGCGATCGCCGGGGCGCGGACGTTCGTCGAGCGGCTGGCGCGGGAGGCGGCATGA
- a CDS encoding VWA domain-containing protein codes for MRFGQPLLLLLLIPAVLLWLFARRRARLRDPELPVPSLALVPSARGPKAWAAAAAPWLAPLAAALFLVAAARPQAGREVREIVSEGIDILLAIDVSGSMRCEDFRPQNRLFVAKEVAKRFVRGREHDRIGLVAFAGRAELISPVTLDYDGLNALIDGLDFGMLPDGTAVGSAIALGAERLRLTKGKSRVLVLLTDGINNAGSVDPVTAARLAAAVGVRVYTVGAGTQGQAPFPVDDPVLGRHYIWVRSDVDETTLKAIADTTHGRYFRATTAELLDRVYHEIDALEPSRVEMRSYTRWAEAGPKFLAAGLILLALDVLLGATWLRRYP; via the coding sequence GTGCGCTTCGGCCAGCCGCTCCTGCTCCTGCTCCTGATTCCCGCCGTGCTCCTCTGGCTCTTCGCGCGCCGGCGCGCCCGGCTCCGCGACCCCGAGCTGCCGGTGCCGAGCCTGGCGCTCGTTCCCTCCGCCCGGGGCCCGAAAGCCTGGGCCGCGGCCGCGGCGCCCTGGCTCGCGCCCCTGGCGGCGGCGCTCTTCCTGGTGGCCGCGGCGCGCCCCCAGGCCGGGCGCGAGGTGCGCGAGATCGTGAGCGAGGGGATCGACATCCTGCTCGCCATCGACGTGTCGGGCTCGATGCGCTGCGAGGACTTCCGGCCGCAGAACCGTCTCTTCGTCGCGAAGGAGGTGGCGAAGCGCTTCGTGCGCGGGCGGGAGCACGATCGGATCGGCCTCGTCGCCTTCGCGGGACGCGCGGAGCTGATCTCGCCGGTCACGCTCGACTACGACGGCCTGAACGCGTTGATCGACGGTCTCGACTTCGGGATGCTTCCGGACGGTACCGCGGTGGGCTCGGCGATCGCGCTCGGGGCGGAACGGCTCCGGCTGACGAAAGGGAAGAGCCGGGTGCTGGTCCTGCTGACCGACGGGATCAACAATGCGGGCTCGGTCGACCCGGTCACGGCGGCGCGACTGGCGGCCGCGGTGGGCGTGCGCGTCTACACGGTCGGCGCCGGGACCCAGGGACAGGCGCCCTTCCCGGTGGACGACCCGGTGCTGGGACGCCACTACATCTGGGTGCGCTCCGACGTGGACGAGACGACGCTGAAGGCGATCGCCGACACCACGCACGGCCGCTACTTCCGGGCGACCACGGCCGAGCTCCTGGACCGCGTCTATCACGAGATCGACGCGCTGGAACCCTCGCGCGTGGAGATGCGTTCGTACACCCGATGGGCCGAGGCGGGGCCGAAGTTCCTGGCCGCGGGGCTGATCCTGCTCGCCCTCGACGTGCTCCTCGGCGCGACCTGGCTCCGCCGCTACCCCTAG
- a CDS encoding VWA domain-containing protein — protein MRWAEPQLLSLLWLVPVLLLALAFAERRRGRLERMLGEPRMLRLRAQTPGAGLRWARHALLLAAAALAIAGMARPQAGFRLVTTTSRGVDLVIALDLSHSMEARDVRPDRLRAAKRELLSLFSALEGSGIGVVEFAGNARVLSPLTTDTQGLESVVETAVPEDLDEPGSNVAGAVRLASMLLRRPGERPRAVLLVSDGENLEGDPRAAAGMARGAGARLFTLGMGTPQGATIPIVDSTGVVVGKRRDPEGTIVQTKLDEPLLRDLAKRGGGTYERGDGTGRAALHLADAMRSEGGVEARGQTVRAYDERFAWFAAGAGLLLVLERLVPRRRKR, from the coding sequence GTGCGCTGGGCCGAACCTCAACTCCTGTCGCTGCTCTGGCTGGTGCCGGTCCTCCTGCTCGCGCTGGCGTTCGCCGAGCGGCGGCGCGGGCGCCTGGAGCGGATGCTGGGGGAGCCGCGCATGCTCCGCCTGCGGGCCCAGACGCCCGGCGCCGGGCTCCGATGGGCCCGGCACGCGCTCCTGCTCGCTGCGGCCGCCCTCGCGATCGCGGGGATGGCGCGCCCCCAGGCCGGCTTCCGGCTCGTGACCACCACCTCGCGCGGGGTGGATCTCGTGATCGCGCTCGACCTCTCCCACAGCATGGAGGCGCGCGACGTCCGTCCCGACCGGCTGCGCGCCGCCAAGCGCGAGCTCCTCTCCCTCTTCTCGGCGCTCGAGGGCTCCGGCATCGGGGTCGTCGAGTTCGCGGGGAACGCGCGCGTGCTGAGTCCCCTCACCACCGACACGCAAGGGCTCGAGTCCGTGGTCGAGACCGCGGTGCCCGAGGATCTGGACGAGCCCGGGAGCAACGTCGCCGGCGCGGTGCGGCTCGCCTCGATGCTCCTTCGCCGGCCGGGGGAGCGGCCCCGCGCCGTCCTGCTCGTGAGCGACGGAGAAAACCTCGAGGGCGACCCGCGCGCGGCCGCGGGCATGGCGCGCGGCGCGGGCGCGCGCCTCTTCACGCTCGGCATGGGTACGCCGCAGGGCGCGACGATCCCGATCGTGGACTCGACCGGGGTCGTGGTCGGCAAGCGCCGCGATCCCGAGGGAACCATCGTGCAGACGAAGCTGGACGAGCCGCTCCTCCGCGACCTCGCCAAGCGTGGTGGCGGCACCTACGAGCGCGGGGACGGCACCGGCCGCGCGGCGCTCCACCTGGCCGACGCGATGCGCTCCGAGGGGGGCGTGGAGGCGCGCGGGCAGACGGTGCGCGCCTACGACGAGCGGTTCGCGTGGTTTGCCGCGGGCGCGGGGCTGCTCCTCGTGCTGGAGCGGCTCGTGCCGCGGCGGAGGAAGCGGTGA